A portion of the Gorilla gorilla gorilla isolate KB3781 chromosome X, NHGRI_mGorGor1-v2.1_pri, whole genome shotgun sequence genome contains these proteins:
- the ZNF182 gene encoding zinc finger protein 182 isoform X3, which produces MQVGFSDKKTITTKSARDCHEFGNILHLSTNLVASIQRPDKHESFGNNMVDNLDLFSRSSAENKYDNGCAKLFFHTEYEKTNPGVKPYGYKECGKGLRRKKGLSLHQRIKNGEKPFECTACRKTFSKKSHLIVHWRTHTGEKPFGCTECGKAFSQKSQLIIHLRTHTGERPFECPECGKAFREKSTVIIHYRTHTGEKPYECNECGKAFTQKSNLIVHQKTHTGEKTYECTKCGESFIQKLDLIIHHSTHTGKKPHECNECKKTFSDKSTLIIHQRTHTGEKPHKCTECGKSFNEKSTLIVHQRTHTGEKPYECDVCGKTFTQKSNLGVHQRTHSGEKPFECNECEKAFSQKSYLMLHQRGHTGEKPYECNECEKAFSQKSYLIIHQRTHTEEKPYKCNECGKAFREKSKLIIHQRIHTGEKPYECPVCWKAFSQKSQLIIHQRTHTGEKPYACTECGKAFREKSTFTVHQRTHTGEKPYKCTECGKAFTQKSNLIVHQRTHTGKKAHGRGHTRKSKFMAH; this is translated from the coding sequence ATGCAAGTTGGATTTTCTGACAAGAAAACAATTACCACCAAGAGTGCTCGTGACTGTCATGAGTTTGGAAACATACTTCATCTGAGTACAAACCTTGTTGCTTCAATACAAAGACCCGATAAACACGAATCATTTGGAAATAATATGGTAGATAATTTAGACTTATTTAGTAGAAGTTCTgcagaaaataaatatgataatgGATGTGCAAAATTGTTCTTCCATACTGAGTATGAGAAAACAAATCCTGGAGTGAAGCCCTATGGCTATAAAGAGTGTGGGAAAGGTCTTAGGCGAAAGAAAGGCCTTAGTCTACATCAGAGAATTAAAAATGGAGAGAAACCCTTTGAATGTACTGCATGTAGGAAAACCTTCAGCAAGAAGTCACACCTCATTGTACATTGGAGAACTCATACGGGAGAGAAACCTTTTGGATGTACcgaatgtggaaaagcctttagCCAAAAATCTCAGCTCATTATACACTTGCGAACTCATACAGGAGAGAGACCCTTTGAGTGTCctgaatgtggaaaagccttcagAGAAAAGTCAACTGTCATCATACATTACAGGACTCACACAGGAGAAAAACCttatgaatgtaatgaatgtggaaaagccttcacTCAGAAGTCCAACCTCATTGTCCATCAAAAAACCCACACTGGAGAGAAAACCTATGAATGCACTAAATGTGGAGAATCTTTCATACAGAAGCTTGATCTAATTATACATCATAGTACCCATACAGGAAAGAAACCCCATGAATGTAATGAGTGTAAGAAAACTTTCAGTGATAAGTCAACTCTCATTATACACCAGAGAACTCATACGGGAGAGAAACCTCATAAATGTACCGAATGTGGGAAGTCTTTCAATGAGAAGTCAACCCTCATTGTGCATCAAAGAactcatacaggagagaaaccctatgaatgtgaTGTGTGTGGGAAAACCTTCACGCAAAAGTCAAACCTTGGTGTACATCAGAGAACTCATTCAGGAGAGAAACCCtttgaatgtaatgaatgtgagAAAGCCTTCTCTCAGAAGTCCTACCTCATGCTGCATCAGAGAGgtcatacaggagagaaaccttacgAGTGCAATGAATGTgaaaaagcattttcacagaaatCATATCTCATTATACATCAAAGAACTCATACAGAAGAAAAACCCtataaatgtaatgaatgtggcaaagccttcagAGAAAAGTCAAAGCTCATtatacatcagagaattcatacaggagagaaaccttatgaatgtcCTGTGTGTTGGAAAGCTTTTAGCCAGAAGTCACAGCTCATAATACATCAGAGAACTCACACGGGAGAGAAACCCTATGCATGCACTGAGTGTGGCAAAGCCTTCCGAGAAAAGTCAACATTCACTGTACATCAAAgaactcatactggagagaaaccctataaatgtacagaatgtgggaaagcctttaccCAAAAATCAAACCTTATTGTACATCAGCGAACCCATACAGGAAAGAAAGCCCATGGAAGAGGCCACACTCGGAAGTCAAAGTTCATGGCACATTAG